In Populus alba chromosome 1, ASM523922v2, whole genome shotgun sequence, a single window of DNA contains:
- the LOC118036914 gene encoding protein NRT1/ PTR FAMILY 2.11, translated as MGDEEKQTPATLEISMENGNLKEEKTTSNEEPEIKYGGIKAMPFVIGNETFEKLGTVGSSTNLAVYLTTVFNMKSVTATTLINVFTGTTNLAPLIGAYLSDTYFGRYWTLGFASVFSFLGMVVLMLTAAISTMHPPKCAPGAVCAGPTSWQLAFLLSGFAFLVIGAGGIRPCNLAFGADQFNPNTESGKRGITSFFNWYYFTFTFAVMISVTGIVYVQSNVSWAIGLGIPAFLMLLSCVMFFVGTSIYVIVKPQGSPITGIVQVLVAATKKRGLKVPDNSAMSLFNYIPAKSINSKLPRTEQFRCLDKAAIITDENQINLDGTATNPWKLCSIQQVEEVKCLLRIIPIWSTSILYHIPLLQQQTYAVFQALQMDRRLGTTSFKVPAATYIIFTMLTLTIWIPLYDRIIVPFLQRLTGKDGGITLLQRMGIGMILAILCTVVSGLVEENRRHIALTRPPLGLTNKGGSISSMSGMWLIPQLALSGLSEGFNYIAQIEFYYKQFPENMRSIAGSAFFAGGALSNYLSGVLVSVVHQITSGSKTGDWLDDDLNKGKLDYFYYVIAGLGILNFGYFLLCAKWYRYKDADDSTVEMATKGI; from the exons ATGGGGGATGAGGAAAAGCAGACACCTGCAACCCTTGAGATCTCCATGGAGAACGGAAATTTAAAGGAGGAGAAAACCACTTCAAATGAGGAGCCGGAGATTAAATACGGAGGAATTAAAGCCATGCCCTTTGTCATAG GAAATGAGACCTTTGAGAAGCTTGGTACAGTTGGCTCTTCAACAAATCTTGCTGTGTATCTGACTACAGTTTTCAACATGAAGAGTGTCACAGCCACCACACTTATTAATGTCTTTACTGGCACGACAAACCTGGCACCTCTGATTGGAGCTTACCTCTCTGATACTTACTTTGGACGTTACTGGACCTTGGGTTTTGCTTCtgtcttttctttcttg ggGATGGTGGTATTGATGCTAACAGCGGCAATCTCCACCATGCACCCTCCAAAGTGCGCCCCAGGTGCTGTGTGTGCTGGGCCAACAAGCTGGCAACTAGCCTTCTTATTAAGTGGGTTTGCTTTTTTGGTAATCGGAGCTGGTGGCATCCGGCCTTGCAACCTAGCCTTCGGAGCTGATCAATTCAATCCCAACACTGAATCTGGCAAGAGGGGTATCACTAGCTTCTTCAATTGGTACTACTTTACCTTCACTTTCGCGGTGATGATCTCGGTAACTGGCATTGTCTATGTTCAATCAAATGTTAGCTGGGCTATTGGTTTGGGGATTCCTGCGTTTCTAATGCTCCTTTCATGTGTAATGTTCTTCGTGGGAACGAGCATTTATGTTATAGTGAAACCTCAAGGCAGCCCCATAACTGGTATAGTACAAGTACTTGTTGCTGCTACCAAGAAACGAGGCCTCAAGGTTCCTGATAATTCAGCTATGTCTCTTTTCAACTATATTCCAGCCAAATCCATCAACTCTAAGCTTCCTCGCACAGAACAATTTAG GTGTCTTGACAAAGCTGCAATCATTACAGATGAAAATCAGATTAACTTGGATGGCACAGCTACCAACCCATGGAAACTTTGCAGCATCCAACAAGTTGAGGAGGTGAAATGCTTGCTGAGGATAATCCCCATATGGTCAACATCCATACTTTATCATATTCCCTTGCTCCAGCAACAGACTTACGCAGTGTTCCAAGCCCTTCAGATGGATAGACGTCTAGGCACTACCAGTTTCAAGGTGCCGGCAGCAACATATATAATCTTTACAATGTTAACCCTCACCATTTGGATTCCCCTCTACGACCGAATCATCGTTCCATTTCTTCAAAGGCTTACCGGCAAAGATGGTGGGATAACATTGCTTCAAAGAATGGGGATTGGAATGATTCTAGCGATTCTTTGCACGGTTGTTTCTGGATTGGTCGAAGAAAATAGGAGGCACATTGCTTTAACAAGGCCGCCGTTAGGCCTTACGAACAAAGGTGGCTCCATATCATCAATGTCTGGTATGTGGCTGATACCACAACTTGCACTTTCTGGACTCTCTGAGGGTTTCAATTATATTGCACAGATTGAATTCTACTATAAGCAATTCCCGGAAAATATGAGGAGTATTGCCGGATCAGCCTTCTTCGCGGGCGGTGCTCTCTCTAATTATCTCAGTGGCGTCCTTGTTTCTGTAGTCCATCAAATTACTTCAGGGAGTAAAACTGGAGATTGGTTGGATGATGATCTTAACAAAGGGAAATTGGATTACTTCTATTACGTGATTGCTGGTTTGGGGATCCTCAACTTTggatattttcttttgtgtgCCAAATGGTATAGATACAAAGATGCAGATGATAGCACAGTGGAGATGGCTACAAAAGGAATCTGA